From a region of the Tachysurus fulvidraco isolate hzauxx_2018 chromosome 5, HZAU_PFXX_2.0, whole genome shotgun sequence genome:
- the phospho2 gene encoding pyridoxal phosphate phosphatase PHOSPHO2, protein MKKKTLMVFDFDHTLVDNNSDMWVIQCTPEQSLPAWLENSYQRGRWTEYMGRVFTYIGEQSIRPDAVREVMQTIPYTDGMIELLKFIYHNKSHIDCIIVSDSNTLFIDWILEAGGMKCAVDIVFSNPASVNQHGYIEVGGFHSHSCERCPVNMCKQKVLTDFRARQADVGVHYHTVCYVGDGSNDFCPIKALNEGDIAMPRKGYSLEKLLAKSRSESNAPKVQVMPWNSGTDILNQLKIIQQQAELL, encoded by the coding sequence atgaagaagaaaacctTAATGGTGTTTGATTTTGATCACACGCTGGTGGACAACAACAGTGACATGTGGGTGATCCAATGCACACCTGAGCAGAGCTTACCTGCCTGGCTTGAGAATTCATACCAGAGAGGACGCTGGACCGAGTACATGGGTCGAGTGTTCACTTACATCGGAGAGCAATCTATCCGTCCGGACGCAGTACGTGAGGTCATGCAGACGATCCCGTACACAGATGGAATGATCGAGCTGCTGAAGTTTATCTATCACAACAAGAGCCACATTGATTGCATTATAGTCTCTGATTCTAACACACTGTTCATAGACTGGATTTTAGAAGCTGGCGGCATGAAGTGCGCCGTCGATATAGTCTTCTCAAACCCGGCCAGCGTGAACCAGCATGGGTACATCGAAGTCGGGGGCTTTCATTCGCACTCCTGTGAGCGCTGTCCTGTTAACATGTGCAAGCAGAAAGTGTTAACTGATTTTAGAGCCAGACAGGCAGATGTTGGGGTCCATTACCACACCGTGTGTTATGTAGGGGATGGATCGAATGATTTCTGTCCTATTAAGGCTTTAAATGAGGGGGATATTGCAATGCCAAGAAAAGGATACAGTCTGGAAAAACTGCTGGCCAAAAGCAGGAGTGAAAGTAATGCTCCTAAAGTGCAGGTGATGCCCTGGAACAGCGGGACTGACATACTAAACCAGCTAAAAATCATCCAGCAACAGGCTGAactattataa